A single region of the Pontibacter kalidii genome encodes:
- a CDS encoding OmpA family protein, with product MKLKNIPLYLAAAAVLGFSPVAQGQSSLRKAHKHYDNYEFALALPAYKEAIQKRKPDLPTVERIATAYRLTRQNQQAETWYGKVVAMPGRPPMNLLYYAEALRSNGKFIEAKEQYMQWGEEMPEYAERAQQLMEATDLSMRLMKQPAVAEVTPLTTLNMPGASDFSPMQYGSNGIIFTSDRGVQKEGKDAKVYGWTGRPYLQLFIAQEMGEGAYGRPQPLQEVINADYHNATASTVKDGGKLYFTRTKMVPALDNVNADPTSWVEKNTNQNLVNRLEIYAAERQGGSWTNIEPFEYNKVEEYSVGHPAVSPDGQVLYFVSDMPGSLGDTDIYYSTRKADGTWSEPVNAGPVINTSGRESFPYVDANGKLYFASEGHVGMGGMDIFSAEGELGKWRDVKNLGYPINTPQNDYGIMFTEPGKRGLLSSNRDSQNGTEDIYAFNILQKPVVLAITTLGRYQNKLKQTVQDPLPNTRVMMSQKNSKDSTVVITDEKAQTFADARAGNSYTFTGSKIGFLKMESGIEVPATASDTVQVALVFDKNEVEKAIVLENIYYDLDKWDIRPDAAKELDKLVTLLKNNPAVEIEMGAHTDSRESQQYNQLLSERRAQAAVDYLVSKGIERNRLTAKGYGKTRLVNKCADGVQCPEEEHQKNRRTEFMIKKN from the coding sequence ATGAAACTCAAAAATATACCCTTATACTTAGCAGCTGCCGCCGTGCTGGGCTTTTCGCCAGTGGCACAGGGCCAGTCTTCGCTGCGCAAAGCCCACAAACACTACGATAATTATGAGTTCGCCCTGGCCCTTCCGGCTTACAAGGAAGCCATCCAGAAGCGCAAGCCGGATCTGCCAACGGTAGAGCGCATTGCCACGGCTTACCGCCTCACGCGCCAGAACCAGCAGGCGGAAACATGGTACGGCAAAGTGGTGGCCATGCCGGGCCGCCCGCCGATGAACTTGCTCTACTACGCCGAGGCACTGCGCAGCAACGGCAAGTTTATAGAGGCCAAGGAGCAGTACATGCAGTGGGGCGAGGAGATGCCCGAGTATGCGGAGCGTGCCCAGCAACTGATGGAGGCCACCGACCTGTCGATGCGCCTGATGAAGCAGCCCGCCGTGGCGGAGGTTACCCCGCTCACTACCCTGAACATGCCAGGGGCATCCGACTTCAGCCCGATGCAGTATGGCAGCAACGGCATCATCTTTACCTCCGACAGGGGAGTGCAGAAAGAGGGGAAAGACGCCAAAGTATACGGCTGGACCGGTCGGCCATACTTGCAGCTGTTCATAGCCCAGGAGATGGGGGAAGGCGCCTACGGCAGGCCGCAGCCACTACAGGAGGTGATCAACGCAGACTATCACAATGCCACAGCCTCTACGGTAAAGGATGGCGGCAAACTATACTTTACCCGCACCAAGATGGTGCCGGCGCTCGATAACGTGAATGCCGACCCTACCAGCTGGGTAGAGAAAAACACGAACCAGAACCTGGTAAACCGCCTGGAGATTTACGCTGCGGAGCGCCAGGGCGGTAGCTGGACGAACATAGAGCCCTTTGAGTACAACAAGGTAGAGGAGTACTCTGTCGGTCATCCGGCCGTGTCGCCGGACGGGCAGGTGCTATACTTTGTATCTGACATGCCGGGCAGCCTGGGCGATACCGACATCTACTACAGCACCCGTAAGGCTGACGGAACCTGGAGTGAGCCGGTGAACGCCGGTCCGGTAATCAACACCAGCGGCCGTGAGAGCTTCCCTTACGTGGATGCCAACGGCAAATTATACTTTGCCTCCGAGGGCCACGTGGGCATGGGCGGTATGGATATCTTCTCCGCCGAAGGCGAGCTGGGCAAGTGGCGCGACGTGAAAAACCTCGGCTATCCGATCAACACGCCGCAGAACGACTACGGCATCATGTTCACAGAGCCGGGCAAGCGTGGGCTGCTGTCCTCTAACCGCGACTCGCAGAACGGCACCGAAGACATCTACGCCTTTAACATCCTGCAGAAGCCGGTGGTGCTGGCCATCACTACGCTGGGCCGTTACCAGAACAAGCTAAAGCAAACGGTACAGGACCCGCTGCCGAACACAAGGGTTATGATGAGCCAGAAGAACTCAAAAGATTCCACGGTGGTTATTACAGATGAGAAGGCGCAGACGTTTGCCGATGCGCGTGCAGGCAACTCCTATACTTTCACCGGCTCTAAAATTGGCTTCCTCAAGATGGAGTCGGGGATAGAGGTGCCGGCTACAGCTTCCGATACCGTGCAGGTGGCGCTGGTGTTCGATAAGAACGAGGTGGAGAAAGCCATCGTGCTCGAAAACATCTACTACGATCTGGATAAGTGGGATATTCGTCCGGATGCGGCCAAGGAGCTGGATAAACTGGTAACCCTGCTTAAGAACAACCCGGCCGTGGAGATAGAGATGGGCGCGCACACCGACAGCCGCGAGAGCCAGCAGTATAACCAGCTGCTCTCTGAGCGCCGGGCACAGGCCGCCGTGGACTACCTGGTGTCGAAGGGCATTGAGCGGAACCGCCTGACGGCAAAAGGCTACGGCAAAACGAGGTTAGTAAATAAGTGTGCCGACGGGGTGCAATGCCCGGAGGAGGAGCACCAGAAGAACCGCCGTACCGAGTTCATGATCAAGAAGAACTAA
- a CDS encoding PorP/SprF family type IX secretion system membrane protein, giving the protein MRICYLLLALLLTTAANAQQNPQYSQYIFNSMGINPAYTGSKNVLNVNAFHRSQWTGVEGAPSTQSLAVDGVMANDRLGLGLNITRDELGAHSTTSAYANFAVKLQVSQNAILSLGLAPGLVQHMVDGSKFGITDDPTIPTGKETTIKPDVKIGAYFHTPRFYAGFSGTDLLQFKDMDQVEPERHYFFTAGYVFDVSPFVKLKPSLLVKEDFHAPTSMDVNAFILLADRLWLGSSYRTSMNVFNTAEMGDVEKRTAVAFIAELQVMKQLRLGYSYDKMLNGYSNQSTHEVSVGYYFFRKKETRMLTPQYF; this is encoded by the coding sequence ATGAGAATATGTTACCTATTGCTGGCCCTGTTGCTTACCACGGCCGCAAACGCTCAGCAGAATCCACAGTACTCACAGTATATCTTTAACAGCATGGGCATTAACCCGGCCTACACGGGTAGCAAGAACGTGCTGAACGTAAATGCCTTCCACCGCTCGCAATGGACAGGCGTGGAGGGAGCCCCTAGCACGCAGTCGCTGGCGGTGGATGGCGTGATGGCAAATGACAGGCTGGGTTTGGGCCTGAACATCACACGCGACGAACTCGGTGCCCACAGCACCACCAGCGCCTATGCCAACTTCGCTGTAAAGCTGCAGGTGAGCCAGAATGCTATCCTTAGCCTGGGCCTGGCGCCCGGCCTGGTGCAGCACATGGTAGACGGCAGCAAGTTCGGCATCACTGATGACCCCACCATCCCGACAGGAAAGGAGACAACTATAAAACCGGACGTGAAGATCGGGGCGTACTTCCACACGCCACGTTTCTACGCAGGCTTCTCCGGCACAGACCTGCTGCAGTTTAAGGACATGGACCAGGTAGAGCCGGAGCGCCACTATTTCTTCACCGCCGGTTACGTGTTTGATGTAAGCCCCTTCGTGAAGCTAAAGCCGAGCCTGTTGGTAAAAGAGGACTTCCACGCACCTACAAGTATGGACGTGAACGCCTTCATACTGCTGGCTGACCGCCTGTGGCTGGGTAGCTCTTACCGCACCAGCATGAATGTTTTCAACACGGCAGAGATGGGGGATGTGGAAAAACGCACTGCCGTGGCCTTTATCGCGGAACTGCAGGTAATGAAGCAGCTGCGCCTTGGCTACTCCTACGACAAAATGCTGAACGGATACAGCAACCAGAGCACCCATGAGGTATCGGTTGGCTACTACTTCTTCCGTAAGAAAGAGACCAGAATGCTGACGCCGCAGTACTTTTAA
- the lipA gene encoding lipoyl synthase: protein MMTLPVIQPNAKPEGLNALGQPRKPNWLRVKLPVGKEYAKVRSIVDEYKLHTICESGNCPNMGECWGAGTATFMILGNVCTRSCSFCAVATGRPNEYDVDEPRRVAEAIQLMGVKHAVITSVNRDELKDRGAAIWHETVKQVKLLSPTTTIETLIPDVKGTWDALITMISPGQEVVSHNMETVKELYRRVRPQAKYERSLEQIRRTKDYGKRTKTGIMLGLGETREQVYQAMDDLAANGCDILTLGQYLQPTKLHIEVAEFIHPDLFEHYREEGLSRGIKYVESGPLVRSSYHAERHVNV from the coding sequence ATGATGACACTTCCGGTAATTCAGCCTAACGCCAAGCCCGAGGGACTTAACGCGCTGGGCCAGCCCCGCAAGCCAAACTGGCTGCGTGTAAAACTGCCGGTTGGGAAGGAGTACGCCAAAGTAAGAAGCATAGTAGACGAATATAAACTGCACACCATCTGCGAGAGCGGCAACTGCCCTAACATGGGCGAGTGCTGGGGTGCAGGCACAGCTACCTTCATGATCTTAGGCAATGTGTGTACCCGCAGCTGCTCTTTCTGCGCTGTGGCCACCGGCCGTCCCAACGAGTACGACGTAGACGAGCCGCGCCGCGTGGCCGAGGCTATTCAACTGATGGGCGTGAAGCACGCCGTGATCACCTCAGTGAACCGCGACGAGTTGAAAGATCGTGGCGCTGCTATCTGGCACGAAACGGTGAAGCAGGTAAAGCTACTCTCCCCAACCACTACCATCGAAACGCTTATTCCGGATGTGAAAGGTACCTGGGATGCTCTGATCACGATGATATCGCCGGGGCAGGAGGTGGTCTCGCATAACATGGAGACAGTGAAGGAACTGTACCGCCGCGTGCGTCCGCAGGCTAAGTATGAGCGCTCGCTGGAGCAGATCCGCCGCACCAAAGACTATGGCAAGCGCACCAAAACCGGTATTATGCTGGGCCTGGGCGAAACCCGGGAACAAGTATACCAGGCGATGGACGACCTGGCTGCCAACGGCTGCGACATCCTGACGCTGGGCCAGTACCTGCAGCCGACCAAGCTGCATATAGAGGTAGCCGAGTTCATACACCCTGATCTGTTTGAGCATTACCGCGAGGAAGGGCTCAGCAGAGGCATTAAATACGTTGAATCAGGCCCATTGGTAAGATCCTCATATCACGCTGAGCGCCACGTGAACGTTTAG
- a CDS encoding TonB-dependent receptor domain-containing protein → MIPFRHPCTFSLLFFLMIFPQVLLAQDLYTGYVLRADTQQPLQGVTVTASSGEQGISNENGYFSLATAAAPARLVFSYIGYKTWVINNPTAGQELRVLLQPGSASLQEVVITGYETNRPLLQTAGAVSIIDREVIERFDESSIVRAVNLVPGVRMEERAPASYRISIRGSALRSPYGIRNVKLYYDGIPFTEANGTTALNLMDAANIGSIEILKGPTGSIYGAGTGGTVLLEPRRAAAGEQSLEVGAMAGSFGLRRYTANARVGGEKSSFLVQYARQEYDGHRQQSAVEREVLLLSSEFRPSAKRVLSANLIYSDLYYELPGGLTEEQYAQDPSQARGGMFGSVAQNASMNQEGVNVGLKQVYTFSEDFRNTTSLYGLHRFRDHPFNTDYERNANQEIGGRTSFAYDTRLGSTGATFTAGGEFQRGFETARTYDNNGGEPGGLRTDDEVVAKSGFAFAQAEFELPADFIATAALSLNDTKYEITRLHQAGSGNYKYNRDFEAVLSPRVALLKQLTEQLSIHASVSSGFSPPTEEEILTSDGQLNEELEAEKGTNYEAGIRGFGLGGRLSFDVVGYYFKLKETIVSRQDVSSVAVFRNVGSTDQKGVEASIGYTLLDEPAQQLSLLKVWTSYTFSHFRFGDYQQNENNYSGNELTGVAPHAATAGIDLNTRIGLYLNLTASYSDEIPLNDENTVYASSYLVAGGRLGIKRQLGRHFGLELFSGVDNVTDRKYSLGNDLNAFGGRFFQPAPGRNYYGGLSLKYAL, encoded by the coding sequence ATGATCCCATTCCGCCATCCCTGTACTTTCTCCCTCTTATTTTTTCTGATGATCTTCCCCCAGGTGCTGCTGGCGCAGGATCTGTACACCGGCTATGTACTGCGGGCCGATACACAGCAGCCGCTGCAGGGCGTAACCGTAACCGCCAGCTCCGGAGAGCAGGGCATCAGCAACGAGAACGGCTACTTCAGTTTGGCCACTGCCGCTGCGCCTGCCCGCCTTGTCTTCAGCTACATCGGCTATAAGACCTGGGTCATCAACAACCCGACTGCCGGCCAGGAGTTGCGGGTGCTGCTGCAACCTGGCTCGGCCAGCCTGCAAGAGGTGGTGATTACCGGCTACGAGACCAACCGACCGTTGCTGCAAACGGCCGGTGCGGTAAGCATAATAGACCGGGAGGTGATCGAGCGGTTCGACGAGAGTTCCATTGTGCGGGCGGTGAACTTGGTGCCGGGCGTGCGGATGGAGGAGCGGGCGCCGGCCAGCTACCGCATCTCCATCCGCGGGAGCGCGCTGCGCTCGCCGTACGGTATCCGCAACGTAAAGCTATACTATGACGGCATTCCGTTTACAGAAGCTAACGGCACCACGGCGCTTAACCTGATGGATGCCGCCAACATCGGAAGTATAGAGATACTGAAAGGCCCAACGGGAAGCATATACGGGGCAGGCACAGGTGGCACGGTGCTGTTGGAGCCACGCCGGGCAGCAGCCGGGGAGCAATCGCTGGAGGTAGGGGCGATGGCAGGCTCCTTTGGGTTGAGGCGCTACACGGCCAACGCGCGCGTAGGCGGCGAAAAAAGCAGTTTCCTGGTGCAGTACGCCAGGCAGGAGTACGACGGCCACCGGCAGCAGTCGGCCGTGGAGCGGGAGGTGCTGCTGCTGAGCTCAGAGTTCAGGCCATCTGCCAAGCGTGTACTTTCTGCTAACCTTATATATTCGGATTTATACTACGAGCTGCCGGGCGGGCTAACCGAGGAGCAGTATGCCCAGGACCCAAGCCAGGCGCGCGGCGGCATGTTCGGCAGCGTGGCGCAGAATGCCTCCATGAACCAGGAGGGCGTGAACGTGGGGCTGAAGCAGGTGTATACTTTCAGTGAGGATTTCCGAAACACCACCTCGCTCTATGGCCTGCACCGTTTCCGCGACCATCCCTTTAACACCGACTACGAGCGCAATGCAAACCAGGAAATCGGGGGCCGCACCAGCTTTGCCTATGATACCCGGCTCGGAAGTACAGGGGCCACCTTTACGGCAGGAGGGGAGTTTCAGCGGGGATTTGAGACGGCCCGCACCTACGACAACAATGGCGGCGAGCCCGGCGGCCTGCGCACCGACGATGAAGTAGTGGCAAAGTCTGGTTTTGCCTTTGCCCAGGCCGAGTTCGAGCTACCAGCGGACTTTATAGCCACCGCCGCCCTCAGCCTGAACGATACCAAGTATGAAATCACGCGCCTGCACCAGGCGGGCAGCGGCAATTACAAGTATAACCGCGACTTTGAGGCGGTGCTCTCGCCCCGAGTAGCCCTGCTGAAGCAGCTGACAGAGCAGCTAAGTATACATGCCAGCGTCAGCTCCGGCTTCTCACCGCCTACTGAGGAAGAGATACTAACTTCTGACGGCCAACTGAACGAGGAACTGGAGGCGGAGAAAGGCACGAATTACGAGGCAGGCATCCGGGGCTTTGGCCTGGGCGGCAGGCTGAGCTTTGATGTGGTGGGGTATTATTTTAAGCTGAAAGAAACGATCGTAAGCCGGCAGGATGTATCGAGCGTGGCGGTGTTCCGCAACGTGGGCAGCACCGATCAGAAAGGCGTCGAGGCAAGTATAGGGTATACGCTGCTGGATGAGCCGGCGCAGCAGCTGAGCCTTCTGAAAGTATGGACGAGCTACACGTTCAGCCACTTCCGGTTCGGCGATTACCAGCAGAATGAGAACAACTACTCTGGCAATGAACTCACTGGCGTAGCGCCACACGCTGCCACCGCCGGCATCGACCTGAACACGCGCATCGGTTTATACTTAAACCTGACGGCAAGTTACTCCGACGAAATCCCGCTCAACGATGAGAATACCGTCTACGCCAGCAGCTACCTGGTGGCCGGAGGGCGGCTAGGCATAAAGCGGCAACTGGGCCGGCACTTCGGGCTGGAGCTGTTTAGCGGCGTGGATAACGTAACGGATAGAAAGTATAGCCTCGGTAACGACCTCAACGCCTTTGGCGGGCGCTTCTTTCAGCCGGCGCCGGGGCGTAACTACTACGGCGGTCTCAGCCTGAAGTATGCTTTATAG
- the ytxJ gene encoding bacillithiol system redox-active protein YtxJ: MNWHPLTNLEQLDEIMDESKSTPVVIFKHSTSCSISSTAKSRLERQWAGAGLDHVKPYYLDLLSYRPVSNEVAEMLQVTHQSPQLLLVQDGVCTYDASHLGISVEALKKQVAA, from the coding sequence ATGAATTGGCACCCGCTAACCAATCTTGAGCAGTTGGATGAGATCATGGACGAGTCGAAGAGCACGCCAGTCGTAATCTTTAAGCACAGCACTTCCTGCTCCATCAGCTCCACTGCCAAAAGCCGCCTGGAACGCCAGTGGGCCGGCGCCGGGCTGGACCACGTGAAACCCTATTACCTCGACCTGCTAAGCTACCGGCCCGTCTCCAACGAAGTGGCGGAGATGCTGCAGGTAACGCACCAGTCGCCGCAGCTGTTGCTGGTGCAGGACGGCGTGTGTACCTACGATGCCTCGCACCTTGGCATCAGCGTGGAAGCGCTTAAGAAACAGGTGGCGGCGTAG
- a CDS encoding ice-binding family protein gives MIKHLLLTFLLLTGSITLSLAQTEISLGRATTFSALANKKIVAKGAGITQIDGNIGISPGKTIEGEAYLDVLGRKERNSELAIAGMENANRVFNELKALTPTQYYAPNYELGNNNSIDPGIHKLSTNTLLNGTLRLDGKGDIHSKFIFIIDGDFVSNSGSIQFSDMGASAKNVYWIVTGNVTIGAGSSFQGNIIATKDITFHNRAALVGRAISLGGTIYFDENSTAMPIIVETNLEVEKDVEYKEVTLGARVIYTIKATNKGLGEAMHVIVKEQIPAGLKFIGFISATKGSYDDQTHQWLIGDMQVGPTEILKLEFEIVGTGNIKNEVIIIGDNPDPDPDNDEDDEEIVLPDLGVAKELVNPKETYFVGDFVDYKITLTNYADEAEDHVYVRERLPEGLEFVGYTASAGTYNKENGVFYVPSVAGNSSVTLTIRARIVKVGQIKNIVSIIAKDVTPTNPTNPGDPTNPSDPTDPTNPTDPTNPTDPTNPTDPTNPGDYEDSDPDNDEDDVTIPEVKCNPELEVAISAAPATACASAENLTFKATSGAVGGTFSWTLPLGWTYAPGTNPNSSEITVQAGPATGAKKVTVTVTDQCGKKATAEVAVNITGAPKAPAINGLAQVCFNSEGMTLEAGESEEELTYEWSVDANLEIVGDINGASVVVKPRNGSLLGGKVTLKATNTCGFSSTSVKVLTVAPAPVAPIAINGDVNVCSDKPVTFSTPVVAGATSYTWALPTGWQFAPGTATDAREVTVIVGGASGEKEISVKANNACSSSEPFTKTIKVNEAPTVDNFTLNGDAEVCQNATLEFTATALQGASYEFSVSGGLTKVSQTGNKVTVRAGATNGTVSVTVTDFCGNKLTVSKDVVVTPTLATPTISGLSNACQNSTGNVYTASAYEGAVTYKWTANGGLTITSAANTATVEVSAGANEGTLTLEVTNGCFTAKTTKKIGINPLPQAPASIAGDATVCAGSEQTYTAAAVTGATSYTWALPAGWQFAPGTATDVREVTVIVGSAGGEKEISAKANNACGTSVAAASLDVVVNDVLAAPAISGSNGACKGTNLTFTIPAVTGATGYEWNVPETWTLVSGQNTTSVVVKVGEKSGNIRVAVRNECGLGEEAVKAVAPVLAPSAPTITGNSDVCEYTSQLTYTVSNPEEGATYTWSLPEGWTFEGSNTGTSVTVNAGTTAGAITVVAENSCDTSEGQLEIEIFTPPVTPGQISDNSNVCDGLVFSIEPIAGASGYTWAVSGGFTITSGQGSTSITVKADRADALGTVTVVANNGPCSSMEASAPIDASKADGNLNFPKAFSPNGDGKNDNWHIKNLEKFPNNEITILNRWGSEVFKSKGYQNNWNGKGLEQGTYFYKVRVTLCDGVVKEFTGYTTIFR, from the coding sequence ATGATTAAACATCTACTGCTGACCTTTCTCTTACTGACTGGCAGTATCACCCTTAGCCTGGCACAGACGGAAATAAGCCTCGGCCGGGCAACCACCTTCTCGGCGCTGGCCAACAAGAAGATTGTAGCCAAAGGGGCTGGAATAACACAAATAGACGGCAACATTGGCATCAGCCCGGGCAAAACCATAGAAGGCGAGGCGTACTTGGATGTGCTTGGCCGAAAGGAGCGCAACTCCGAGCTAGCCATTGCTGGTATGGAAAATGCCAACAGGGTCTTCAACGAATTGAAGGCTCTAACTCCAACACAATATTATGCGCCTAACTACGAGCTAGGGAACAACAACTCGATTGATCCGGGCATCCACAAGTTAAGTACCAACACGCTCCTCAATGGCACGCTGCGCCTCGACGGGAAGGGAGACATACACTCCAAGTTTATCTTCATAATAGATGGGGACTTTGTGTCCAATAGCGGTAGTATCCAGTTCTCAGACATGGGGGCCTCCGCAAAGAATGTTTACTGGATCGTAACGGGTAATGTGACTATCGGGGCAGGTAGTTCGTTCCAAGGCAATATCATCGCTACTAAAGATATTACCTTTCATAACAGAGCTGCATTAGTTGGTCGTGCCATTTCACTCGGAGGTACTATTTACTTCGACGAGAACTCTACAGCCATGCCCATTATTGTTGAGACCAATCTTGAGGTAGAGAAGGATGTAGAGTACAAAGAGGTTACACTGGGGGCGAGGGTCATTTATACTATAAAAGCCACAAACAAAGGCTTGGGTGAGGCCATGCATGTAATAGTAAAGGAGCAGATACCGGCAGGCTTAAAATTTATAGGGTTTATCTCTGCTACAAAGGGCTCATATGATGATCAAACACATCAGTGGCTCATTGGTGATATGCAGGTAGGGCCAACAGAAATATTGAAGCTGGAGTTCGAGATAGTTGGCACAGGTAATATAAAGAACGAGGTAATCATTATTGGCGATAATCCAGATCCTGACCCGGATAATGATGAGGACGATGAGGAGATTGTGCTCCCTGACCTGGGCGTAGCCAAAGAACTGGTTAACCCCAAGGAAACATATTTTGTGGGCGACTTTGTAGATTACAAGATCACACTCACCAACTATGCCGACGAAGCAGAGGACCATGTGTATGTAAGAGAGAGGCTGCCGGAGGGACTGGAGTTTGTGGGTTACACAGCGAGCGCAGGAACATATAACAAGGAAAACGGCGTCTTCTACGTGCCGTCCGTTGCCGGTAATTCATCCGTAACGCTTACGATCAGAGCCAGGATTGTGAAGGTTGGCCAAATTAAAAACATCGTTAGTATAATCGCTAAGGATGTAACGCCAACTAATCCTACTAATCCAGGCGACCCTACTAACCCAAGTGATCCAACAGATCCAACCAACCCAACAGACCCGACCAACCCAACGGACCCGACCAACCCAACGGACCCGACCAACCCAGGCGACTATGAGGACTCAGACCCGGATAATGACGAGGATGATGTCACGATACCGGAGGTGAAATGTAATCCTGAGCTAGAGGTAGCCATCAGCGCCGCGCCAGCCACAGCATGTGCTAGCGCTGAGAACCTGACCTTTAAGGCAACATCAGGGGCGGTTGGCGGTACCTTTAGCTGGACGCTGCCGCTGGGCTGGACGTATGCCCCAGGCACTAACCCGAACAGCAGTGAGATAACGGTACAGGCAGGTCCAGCCACTGGCGCGAAGAAGGTAACGGTAACCGTAACCGATCAGTGCGGCAAAAAGGCGACGGCGGAAGTAGCCGTAAACATAACCGGAGCCCCGAAAGCGCCAGCCATCAACGGACTTGCCCAGGTATGCTTCAACAGCGAAGGCATGACGCTGGAGGCAGGCGAATCGGAAGAGGAACTGACTTACGAGTGGTCTGTAGACGCTAACCTGGAAATAGTAGGCGACATAAACGGAGCGAGCGTAGTGGTCAAGCCGAGAAACGGCAGCCTGTTAGGTGGCAAAGTTACCCTAAAGGCCACAAACACCTGTGGCTTCAGCAGCACCAGTGTAAAAGTACTTACCGTGGCACCAGCACCTGTTGCCCCAATCGCCATCAATGGTGACGTTAATGTATGTTCCGACAAGCCGGTGACATTCAGCACACCTGTAGTAGCAGGTGCCACCAGCTATACCTGGGCGCTGCCTACAGGCTGGCAGTTCGCGCCAGGCACCGCTACCGATGCCAGAGAGGTAACCGTGATTGTGGGAGGTGCAAGCGGTGAGAAAGAGATTAGTGTGAAAGCGAACAATGCCTGCAGCAGCAGTGAGCCATTCACCAAAACAATAAAGGTTAACGAGGCGCCAACTGTTGATAACTTCACATTGAATGGCGATGCCGAGGTTTGCCAGAACGCGACGCTGGAGTTTACGGCAACAGCCCTGCAGGGAGCTTCCTATGAGTTCTCGGTGAGCGGCGGCTTAACTAAAGTATCACAAACAGGAAATAAAGTAACTGTTAGAGCAGGAGCTACAAACGGTACTGTATCTGTAACCGTAACCGACTTCTGCGGAAACAAATTAACAGTATCTAAGGATGTGGTGGTAACGCCGACGCTGGCAACGCCAACCATCTCCGGCCTAAGCAATGCATGCCAGAACAGCACAGGCAATGTGTATACAGCATCAGCCTATGAAGGCGCGGTGACTTATAAATGGACAGCCAACGGTGGCCTGACCATTACCTCTGCAGCTAACACCGCCACAGTAGAGGTGAGCGCAGGCGCCAACGAAGGTACGCTTACACTGGAGGTGACAAACGGGTGCTTCACTGCTAAGACTACCAAAAAGATCGGCATCAACCCATTACCACAAGCTCCGGCAAGTATAGCTGGCGATGCCACCGTATGCGCCGGCTCAGAGCAGACTTACACAGCGGCGGCCGTAACAGGTGCCACCAGCTACACCTGGGCGCTGCCCGCAGGCTGGCAGTTCGCGCCGGGCACGGCCACGGATGTCAGAGAGGTGACCGTGATTGTAGGGAGTGCAGGCGGAGAGAAAGAGATCAGCGCCAAAGCCAACAACGCATGCGGCACGAGCGTAGCAGCTGCCTCGCTTGATGTGGTGGTGAACGATGTGCTGGCAGCCCCAGCCATCAGCGGCAGCAACGGAGCCTGCAAAGGCACAAACCTGACCTTCACTATCCCGGCGGTAACCGGTGCCACAGGGTATGAGTGGAACGTGCCGGAGACCTGGACACTGGTATCAGGTCAGAATACAACCAGTGTGGTGGTGAAAGTCGGTGAGAAGTCAGGCAACATCAGGGTAGCAGTTCGGAATGAGTGCGGACTGGGTGAGGAAGCTGTGAAGGCTGTAGCTCCGGTATTAGCTCCTTCTGCTCCAACCATCACGGGCAATAGCGATGTATGCGAGTACACTAGCCAGCTAACCTATACTGTCTCTAACCCCGAGGAAGGTGCCACTTATACCTGGTCGTTGCCAGAAGGCTGGACCTTTGAGGGCAGCAATACCGGTACAAGTGTAACAGTTAACGCCGGCACCACAGCAGGTGCTATTACGGTGGTGGCCGAAAACAGCTGCGATACATCAGAGGGCCAGCTGGAGATTGAAATCTTTACGCCACCGGTTACGCCGGGCCAGATTAGCGATAACAGCAACGTGTGCGACGGATTAGTGTTCTCCATCGAGCCGATAGCAGGCGCGAGCGGTTATACCTGGGCGGTAAGCGGCGGCTTCACCATCACGTCAGGTCAGGGCAGCACCTCCATCACCGTGAAGGCGGATAGAGCAGACGCGCTGGGGACGGTAACGGTAGTTGCCAACAACGGCCCTTGCAGCAGCATGGAAGCCTCCGCGCCGATAGACGCCTCTAAAGCTGATGGTAACCTGAACTTCCCGAAAGCCTTCAGCCCGAACGGCGACGGTAAGAATGATAACTGGCATATCAAAAACCTGGAGAAGTTCCCGAACAACGAGATAACCATCCTCAACCGCTGGGGATCTGAGGTGTTCAAATCGAAAGGATACCAGAACAACTGGAACGGCAAAGGATTAGAGCAAGGTACTTACTTCTATAAGGTAAGGGTGACATTGTGCGACGGCGTAGTGAAAGAGTTCACCGGCTACACCACCATTTTCAGGTAG